In Bacteroidota bacterium, one DNA window encodes the following:
- a CDS encoding DUF1501 domain-containing protein, with protein MKRRTFLKSALATSAAAPIMLGGMPVHASSPLKFLAQLPTTQSDDRILIIVQLFGGNDGINTIPPIDDPAYTALRPNIALDPTVVKSKSVKFGDAWFHPALGSGNKGGFTNMMSAGNLAVVLNVGYPYPNLSHFRSTDIWLSGMNDSNPNDRLDTGWVGRYLSSKYPNFPADLPADPLAIQFGGFSLTLQAQVGRMGIEVGSDPTKQQGVSSALDTLDPDATGTAYANEYAFVADIAARSDKYAQRVKDSYTAGKAMLKGSYATDGFSQQMANCAALIAGGLQTKVYVVSMGGFDTHVSQAIPGTTEAGLHASLLGTLADAVAQFMNDMVRLNLADRVVGLTVSEFGRRPSENGSFGTDHGAASVQFVFGTQVNSGIFGTAFDLSNLDEDGNMTYQNDFRSVYLDVLTDWYGMTLDDARTLLKGGRNLPDVDLLPPVKVIQSQSNAAKQPRMSELQFAITSNYPNPFSSQTTLVMDVPRDAYVSIEITNMAGQRVAEVSSQTFAAGTHTISASLDLPSGFYLVTARSPFGLASRMIECVR; from the coding sequence ATGAAGCGCCGTACCTTTCTCAAGTCAGCTCTTGCGACTTCGGCAGCCGCACCGATCATGCTCGGCGGGATGCCGGTTCATGCATCGAGCCCGTTGAAGTTTCTTGCACAACTGCCGACGACACAGTCCGACGATCGCATCCTGATCATCGTTCAACTCTTCGGCGGCAACGACGGGATCAATACGATCCCGCCGATCGACGACCCCGCATATACAGCCCTGCGGCCGAACATCGCGCTCGACCCGACGGTAGTCAAGTCGAAGTCGGTGAAATTCGGCGACGCCTGGTTTCATCCGGCGCTTGGCTCGGGCAACAAAGGCGGATTCACGAACATGATGTCCGCCGGTAATCTGGCGGTGGTGCTGAACGTGGGATATCCGTACCCGAACCTGAGTCATTTTCGCTCGACCGACATTTGGCTCTCGGGCATGAACGACTCGAACCCGAACGACAGGCTCGATACCGGCTGGGTGGGCCGTTATCTTTCGTCGAAGTATCCGAATTTCCCGGCAGATCTTCCAGCCGATCCGCTTGCGATCCAGTTCGGCGGGTTCTCGCTGACACTTCAGGCGCAAGTCGGACGCATGGGCATCGAAGTCGGCAGCGACCCGACGAAGCAGCAAGGAGTCAGCTCCGCACTCGATACGCTCGATCCCGATGCGACCGGTACGGCGTATGCCAATGAGTATGCGTTCGTCGCCGATATTGCCGCTCGTTCGGATAAGTATGCGCAACGAGTAAAGGATAGCTACACTGCAGGCAAAGCAATGCTCAAGGGTAGTTATGCGACGGACGGATTTAGCCAGCAAATGGCAAACTGCGCGGCGCTGATCGCCGGCGGCTTGCAGACAAAAGTGTATGTCGTGTCGATGGGCGGGTTCGATACACACGTCTCGCAGGCAATTCCCGGAACGACCGAAGCAGGATTACATGCGTCGCTGCTCGGCACGCTTGCCGACGCGGTCGCACAGTTTATGAACGATATGGTCCGGTTAAACCTGGCCGATCGTGTCGTCGGCCTGACGGTTTCGGAGTTCGGTCGTCGCCCGTCGGAAAACGGCAGCTTCGGTACAGACCACGGTGCGGCCAGCGTACAATTTGTGTTTGGCACACAGGTCAATAGCGGTATTTTCGGCACGGCGTTCGATCTGTCGAACCTCGACGAAGACGGGAATATGACCTACCAAAACGACTTTCGTTCGGTGTACCTCGATGTACTCACCGATTGGTACGGCATGACGCTCGACGATGCCCGGACGCTGCTCAAAGGCGGAAGGAATCTGCCCGACGTGGATCTGTTGCCGCCGGTGAAGGTGATCCAGTCGCAAAGCAACGCGGCGAAGCAGCCGAGGATGAGCGAATTGCAGTTCGCGATCACGTCGAACTACCCGAACCCATTCTCGTCGCAAACGACACTCGTGATGGATGTTCCTCGCGATGCGTATGTCTCGATCGAGATTACAAACATGGCGGGCCAGCGTGTGGCGGAGGTGTCGTCGCAAACGTTCGCGGCCGGGACGCATACGATCTCGGCGTCGCTCGATCTGCCGAGTGGATTTTACCTTGTGACGGCTCGCAGCCCGTTCGGCCTCGCGAGCAGAATGATCGAATGTGTACGATGA
- a CDS encoding DUF1800 domain-containing protein has product MDRRAFLTGTFASTRSRTSASYTPNNNRTLSTGLEPYVPSASAPWDAIRVGHLLRRTMMMPKWAEMSQLMAMTPSDSVDLLLNTTSSPAQPAVANHDTESPSGLDSALFEALKATWASDTESLRTWWINVLIASPLSIVEKMVLFWSGHFTTQFNLDNTDWVQAPLLYRQNSLFRALALASVRDMAFDVTLDGAMLVFLGGDLNNKSHPNENYGRELMELFTMGLGNYSEGDVKEASRILTGWHASRYNDAFNPNGIFVPYFRPTDHDTGAKQYLGVTFDAISDAENTEDLVKKGEITKLIDTIFTERADAVAPFICRKIYRFFVYSNPGGTDETVIAAMAQILKDNNWQIKPVISALLKSAHFFDNANIGAQIKTPAEFVIGLARQLGFATNMSANMNGMLQTIFQPPNVSGWTGWHDWITTNTFPVRSADASAAIAAMTDQQTLDFISQFPNNNDANKLIENVAAMLIPRPLSQERHDDLVSRLVGGDGASKDYEWPTILATSSATAARNMRDVLTEISLLPDFQLC; this is encoded by the coding sequence ATGGATCGCAGAGCCTTTCTCACAGGCACGTTTGCTTCGACGAGATCGAGAACCTCGGCTTCGTACACCCCGAACAATAACCGCACACTTTCGACCGGACTCGAACCGTATGTGCCATCGGCGTCTGCGCCATGGGATGCAATTCGTGTCGGGCATCTGTTGCGTCGGACGATGATGATGCCGAAGTGGGCCGAGATGAGTCAGCTCATGGCCATGACCCCGTCGGATTCCGTCGATCTATTACTCAATACCACCAGCAGTCCCGCCCAACCTGCGGTTGCCAATCACGACACGGAAAGCCCTTCCGGACTGGATTCCGCGCTCTTCGAAGCGTTAAAGGCGACGTGGGCGTCGGATACCGAGTCGCTGCGAACATGGTGGATCAATGTCTTGATCGCCTCGCCGCTGTCGATCGTCGAGAAAATGGTGCTCTTCTGGAGCGGACACTTCACGACGCAGTTCAATCTTGACAATACCGATTGGGTGCAGGCGCCGCTCTTATACCGGCAGAATAGTCTTTTCCGCGCGTTGGCGCTCGCGAGTGTTCGGGACATGGCGTTCGATGTTACGCTCGACGGCGCGATGCTCGTATTTTTAGGTGGCGACCTCAATAACAAAAGCCATCCGAACGAGAACTACGGCCGCGAGTTGATGGAGCTCTTTACGATGGGCCTCGGCAATTACTCCGAAGGCGACGTCAAAGAAGCATCGCGCATCCTCACCGGCTGGCATGCGAGCCGTTACAACGATGCGTTTAACCCGAACGGGATCTTCGTCCCGTACTTTCGGCCGACCGATCATGACACCGGCGCCAAGCAGTATCTCGGCGTGACGTTCGATGCGATCTCCGATGCCGAGAATACGGAAGACCTTGTGAAGAAAGGGGAGATCACGAAGCTGATCGATACGATCTTCACCGAGCGTGCGGATGCGGTGGCGCCGTTTATTTGCCGTAAGATCTACCGGTTCTTTGTCTATAGTAATCCTGGCGGGACGGACGAGACCGTCATCGCAGCGATGGCGCAAATCTTAAAAGATAACAACTGGCAGATCAAGCCGGTCATCTCCGCGCTGCTCAAGAGCGCACACTTTTTCGATAATGCGAACATCGGGGCCCAGATCAAAACCCCGGCGGAGTTCGTGATCGGCCTCGCGCGCCAGCTTGGGTTCGCAACGAATATGTCGGCGAACATGAACGGCATGCTGCAAACGATCTTCCAACCACCGAACGTGAGCGGCTGGACCGGCTGGCACGACTGGATCACGACGAACACGTTCCCCGTACGCTCGGCCGATGCATCGGCAGCGATCGCGGCAATGACCGATCAGCAGACCCTCGACTTCATCTCGCAATTCCCGAACAACAACGACGCGAATAAGCTCATAGAGAATGTGGCGGCGATGCTCATCCCGCGTCCGCTCTCGCAGGAGCGTCACGACGATCTTGTCAGCCGCTTAGTCGGTGGCGACGGCGCCAGCAAAGATTACGAGTGGCCGACCATTCTTGCAACGAGTTCGGCGACCGCCGCGCGGAACATGCGCGACGTGCTCACCGAGATCTCCTTGCTGCCCGATTTCCAGTTGTGCTGA
- a CDS encoding GAF domain-containing protein encodes MWAHIDIDGLDPQARWHSLRESLTGLLSPADHPITVLANAAAFIYETTDRLNWAGFYLFDGSQLVLGPFCGKPACTSIRLGNGVCGTAAERRETVVVADVDAFPGHIACDGASRSEIVLPMIAADGKLIGVLDIDSPELDRFDENDRRGLEQLRDVVVERLAGRVVLAT; translated from the coding sequence ATGTGGGCACACATAGATATTGACGGGCTCGATCCGCAAGCACGGTGGCACTCTCTGCGCGAGAGTCTTACGGGGCTGCTCTCGCCCGCCGATCATCCGATCACCGTACTTGCGAATGCCGCGGCATTCATTTATGAAACAACAGACCGCCTGAACTGGGCAGGCTTCTATCTGTTCGACGGGTCGCAGCTCGTCCTCGGACCGTTCTGCGGCAAACCGGCATGCACGTCAATCCGCCTCGGTAACGGAGTGTGCGGAACGGCCGCCGAGCGACGCGAGACCGTCGTCGTCGCCGACGTCGATGCCTTCCCCGGCCATATCGCCTGCGACGGAGCGTCGCGCTCGGAGATCGTCCTGCCGATGATCGCGGCGGACGGCAAGCTCATCGGCGTGCTTGACATCGATAGCCCGGAGCTCGACCGATTCGATGAGAACGACCGCCGTGGGCTGGAGCAATTACGCGATGTCGTCGTCGAGCGCCTGGCTGGTCGGGTGGTGCTGGCAACGTAA
- a CDS encoding methylmalonyl-CoA mutase family protein: MKNGTATNGQTGFEHSPEYLEAKSRWEARNAKGQTTGWKHTTLSGKALDTMYLPTDGSPSQYMEKLGFPGEYPYTRGIHPNGYRGKVWTMRQFAGFGSPEDTNARFKYLLAHGQTGLSTAFDLPTLMGRDADSPWSEGEVGICGVAISSLKDMERLFDGIPLGEVSTSMTINSPAAMIFAYYLCVAEKQGVPFANLRGTLQNDILKEYIAQKEFIYPPHPSMRIITDMIEYCTKEVPQWNPVSVSGYHIREAGSTAAQELAFTLADGFAYVEACIERGMDVDSFAPRISHFFNSHIDFFEEIAKLRAARRIYAKRMREKYGAKNPKSWTLRFHTQTAGCSLTAQQPENNIVRTAFEALAGVLGGTQSLHTNSMDETLALPSEKAVKIALRTQQILAYETGVINTVDPLGGSYFVEAETDRLEAEANAYFDKIDALGGVINAIEAGFFQREIADASYRYQLELDKKEKYIVGVNEFVEEHETIDIPILQISPEVERKQVRELKELRANRSQADADASIAEITEAGFGHTNLMPVLMKAARNYVTLGEMIDALKVPFGEYVESVVF, from the coding sequence ATGAAGAACGGGACTGCGACGAACGGACAGACGGGATTTGAACACTCTCCGGAATACCTGGAGGCCAAGAGCCGCTGGGAAGCGCGCAATGCAAAAGGCCAAACGACCGGCTGGAAGCACACGACGCTTTCCGGCAAGGCGCTCGATACGATGTACTTGCCGACCGACGGCTCGCCGAGCCAGTACATGGAGAAGCTCGGTTTCCCGGGCGAGTACCCGTACACTCGTGGCATCCATCCGAACGGCTACCGCGGAAAGGTCTGGACGATGCGCCAGTTCGCGGGCTTCGGATCGCCCGAGGACACCAATGCCCGCTTCAAGTATCTGCTCGCGCACGGGCAGACCGGTCTGTCCACCGCATTCGATCTGCCGACGCTGATGGGCCGCGACGCCGACAGCCCCTGGAGCGAAGGCGAGGTCGGTATCTGTGGCGTAGCGATCAGCTCGCTCAAGGACATGGAGCGACTCTTTGACGGTATCCCGCTCGGTGAGGTCTCGACGTCGATGACGATCAACTCGCCGGCTGCGATGATCTTCGCGTACTATCTCTGCGTCGCTGAAAAGCAAGGTGTTCCATTCGCCAACTTGCGCGGCACGTTGCAAAATGACATTTTGAAAGAGTACATCGCGCAGAAGGAGTTCATCTATCCGCCGCATCCGTCGATGCGCATTATTACGGATATGATCGAGTACTGCACGAAGGAAGTGCCACAATGGAATCCGGTCTCGGTGTCGGGGTATCACATTCGCGAAGCAGGTTCGACGGCTGCACAAGAACTTGCATTCACGCTTGCCGACGGATTTGCGTACGTCGAGGCGTGTATCGAGCGCGGAATGGATGTCGACTCGTTCGCTCCGCGCATCTCGCACTTCTTTAATTCGCACATCGACTTCTTCGAAGAGATCGCAAAGCTCCGAGCCGCACGCCGCATCTACGCCAAGCGTATGCGCGAAAAGTATGGCGCGAAGAACCCGAAATCCTGGACGCTGCGCTTCCATACGCAGACCGCCGGTTGCTCGCTCACGGCACAGCAGCCCGAGAACAACATCGTCCGTACCGCATTCGAAGCGCTCGCCGGTGTGCTTGGCGGCACACAGTCGTTGCACACGAACTCGATGGACGAAACGCTCGCCCTGCCGAGCGAAAAGGCCGTGAAGATCGCGCTGCGCACGCAGCAGATCCTCGCCTACGAGACGGGCGTGATCAATACCGTCGATCCACTAGGCGGTTCGTATTTCGTCGAAGCCGAAACCGACCGCCTCGAGGCCGAAGCAAATGCGTACTTCGATAAGATCGATGCTCTCGGCGGCGTGATTAATGCCATCGAAGCAGGCTTCTTCCAGCGTGAGATCGCCGATGCCTCATACCGCTATCAGCTCGAACTCGACAAGAAGGAGAAGTACATTGTCGGCGTGAACGAATTCGTCGAAGAGCACGAGACGATCGACATCCCGATCCTGCAGATCTCGCCCGAAGTCGAGCGCAAGCAGGTCCGCGAACTCAAGGAGCTTCGCGCAAACCGCTCGCAGGCCGATGCCGATGCATCGATCGCCGAGATCACCGAAGCAGGGTTCGGCCACACGAACCTCATGCCCGTCCTGATGAAGGCGGCACGCAACTACGTCACGCTCGGCGAGATGATCGACGCACTGAAAGTGCCGTTCGGCGAGTATGTCGAGTCGGTCGTATTCTAA
- a CDS encoding type II toxin-antitoxin system RelE/ParE family toxin, whose product MSYKVVATARFEKMAKRLAKKFPSLISDLTSLLRVLSATPAHGTPLGKNVDKIRLAIASKGKGKSGGTRVISYVHISAETVYLLAIYDKSEVAAISDREILRMLGDLP is encoded by the coding sequence ATGAGCTATAAGGTCGTTGCAACGGCCCGTTTCGAGAAGATGGCAAAGCGCCTTGCCAAGAAATTTCCATCGCTCATAAGCGACCTCACTTCACTGCTCCGGGTTCTTTCTGCGACTCCGGCTCACGGAACTCCGCTCGGTAAGAATGTTGATAAGATCAGGCTTGCGATTGCGAGCAAGGGAAAAGGCAAAAGTGGAGGAACACGAGTAATCTCGTATGTACACATCTCTGCTGAAACCGTATATCTTCTTGCGATCTACGACAAATCAGAAGTTGCCGCAATTTCGGACCGGGAGATCCTTCGTATGCTCGGGGACTTACCATGA
- a CDS encoding decaprenyl-phosphate phosphoribosyltransferase — protein MTITSYIKLLRPKQWIKNLFVFAALVFSHHLFDWDFVQLSLWAFVLFSATASTIYIVNDIVDRDRDRAHPKKRHRPIASGVISVPSAISTAIIVLGVVIPSALNLPFKFGMCLAIYFVMNLSYSLFLKEVVLIDVFVIAIGFMLRVVGGAFVIGVPISSWLILTTMFLSLFLGVAKRRGELVMLEAKGETASTRKVLEHYSIEFTEQLLTICASGFVISYALYTVSDRTVKIFGTENLIFTTPFVLFGVFRYLYLLHKKNLGENPTEIVLTDIPMILNFVAYAASMFVIIYMHS, from the coding sequence ATGACAATTACATCCTACATCAAGCTCCTGCGGCCGAAGCAGTGGATCAAGAACCTCTTCGTCTTTGCGGCGCTTGTCTTTAGCCACCATTTGTTCGATTGGGACTTCGTCCAGCTATCGCTGTGGGCGTTCGTCCTCTTCAGTGCGACAGCAAGCACGATCTACATCGTCAACGACATCGTCGACCGCGACCGTGACCGCGCACATCCCAAAAAACGGCATCGGCCGATTGCCAGCGGGGTGATCTCTGTTCCCAGTGCGATCTCGACGGCAATCATCGTCCTCGGTGTCGTCATCCCAAGTGCGCTCAATCTCCCGTTCAAGTTCGGCATGTGCCTTGCGATCTATTTCGTGATGAACCTCTCGTACAGCCTTTTCCTCAAAGAGGTCGTACTGATCGACGTGTTTGTCATTGCGATCGGATTTATGCTGCGCGTGGTCGGCGGCGCGTTCGTGATCGGCGTACCGATCAGCTCGTGGCTCATCCTGACGACGATGTTCCTCTCGCTGTTCCTCGGCGTGGCAAAGCGACGCGGCGAACTCGTGATGCTCGAAGCGAAAGGCGAAACAGCGAGCACCAGGAAGGTGCTCGAACACTACAGCATCGAGTTCACCGAACAGTTGCTGACGATCTGCGCGTCCGGGTTCGTCATCAGCTATGCGCTCTATACGGTCAGCGACCGCACCGTCAAGATATTCGGGACCGAGAATCTGATCTTTACGACGCCATTTGTCCTCTTCGGTGTCTTTCGGTATCTCTATCTGCTGCACAAGAAGAACCTCGGCGAAAACCCGACCGAGATCGTGCTGACGGATATTCCGATGATCCTGAACTTTGTCGCGTACGCGGCTTCGATGTTCGTCATCATTTACATGCACTCGTAA
- a CDS encoding glycosyltransferase family 39 protein — MPLAERRRRQLTGAGLVIATLATRLPFATTMLAEFDSVNFAVGTVRYSLEQVTPHFPGYILHILFAKLLLLFTSDTNQAFVWISILLSIGSVLYLWRAAAVLRGERVGLIAASIWLVLPIFWYYGLVATAYEYEAFFASALLYHGLRLMRSHTNRVHFFALVILLSLAGAARQSSLLLFFPAVMYAALVTRQSAGRILQAIGVFVLVTGVWVSALFAYCGGVLVYLHAMSAESIYRSQSFLFGNSFTEHLAIMAKCLVYLGASCFPLILVTLYAAIKYPKRLRAFMIEAREHESFRMVTIVAVPALAFYLFIYFMKGGYLLTLMPSIVLAGAVLIDQLSIWHAYDIKTAPGNALLLTRPIITRRVLILTFLVAAVSIAWFVTPFPGNDQASFDRAFAHDAFGARRSSLPKQPGALRYALDRVLAFTSLQSAREGDVLHSTMLRTLRDEARKGEITILDTWWHRWEYYYLPGSFSYDIRDYGGRDTIAVGRSIGYLRTMDLPQVMILPSTSSVLLVIPREHPAFADLAAQVHLERLPISDGLDIWRITDSSFHLNWKNRVFVKR; from the coding sequence ATGCCACTCGCTGAACGCAGACGCCGCCAACTAACCGGCGCGGGGCTCGTGATCGCGACGCTCGCGACACGATTGCCGTTCGCGACGACGATGCTCGCCGAATTCGACTCGGTCAACTTTGCGGTAGGCACTGTGCGATATAGTCTGGAGCAAGTAACTCCGCACTTCCCTGGCTACATCCTGCACATTCTCTTTGCGAAGCTGCTGCTGTTGTTCACCTCCGATACGAATCAGGCGTTCGTTTGGATCAGTATTCTTCTTTCGATCGGTTCAGTACTCTATCTCTGGCGTGCGGCTGCGGTGCTGCGGGGTGAGCGTGTCGGTCTGATTGCGGCGAGCATCTGGCTCGTGCTTCCGATATTCTGGTACTACGGCCTCGTGGCGACGGCATACGAGTACGAAGCGTTCTTCGCTAGTGCATTGCTCTATCATGGCCTGCGATTGATGCGCTCGCATACGAACCGTGTTCATTTTTTCGCACTCGTCATCTTGCTCTCGCTTGCCGGGGCGGCTCGGCAATCGAGCTTGTTGCTCTTCTTCCCGGCCGTGATGTATGCGGCGCTCGTCACCCGTCAGTCGGCAGGCCGCATCCTGCAAGCCATCGGTGTGTTCGTGCTCGTCACCGGTGTATGGGTCAGCGCGCTGTTCGCATACTGCGGCGGCGTGCTGGTGTACCTACATGCAATGAGTGCCGAGTCGATCTACCGCTCGCAGTCCTTCCTGTTCGGCAATTCGTTTACCGAGCACCTGGCAATCATGGCGAAATGCCTCGTATATCTCGGAGCCTCGTGTTTCCCATTGATCCTCGTTACGCTGTATGCGGCGATCAAATACCCGAAGCGTTTGCGAGCGTTCATGATCGAAGCACGCGAGCACGAGAGTTTCCGCATGGTGACCATCGTCGCCGTCCCCGCGCTTGCATTCTATCTCTTCATCTATTTTATGAAGGGCGGCTATCTGCTCACGCTCATGCCGAGTATCGTTCTGGCCGGGGCCGTGCTCATCGACCAACTGTCGATCTGGCATGCGTACGACATCAAGACCGCCCCCGGGAATGCGCTGCTGCTGACACGGCCGATCATCACACGACGAGTCCTCATTCTCACATTCCTCGTTGCCGCAGTGAGTATCGCGTGGTTCGTCACACCGTTCCCCGGCAACGATCAGGCGTCGTTCGATCGCGCGTTCGCACACGATGCATTCGGCGCACGACGCTCCTCGCTCCCGAAACAGCCGGGAGCATTGCGGTACGCGCTCGATCGTGTATTGGCTTTCACATCGCTGCAGTCTGCACGCGAAGGTGATGTCTTACATTCGACCATGCTTCGTACACTCCGGGACGAAGCCCGCAAAGGAGAAATCACCATCTTGGATACGTGGTGGCATCGGTGGGAGTACTACTATCTTCCCGGTTCGTTCTCGTACGACATTCGTGACTACGGCGGACGCGATACCATCGCCGTTGGGCGTTCGATCGGCTATCTGCGCACGATGGACTTGCCGCAGGTGATGATACTGCCGAGTACGTCTTCTGTCTTGCTCGTCATCCCTCGCGAGCATCCTGCCTTCGCTGATCTCGCAGCCCAAGTCCACCTCGAACGCCTTCCGATATCGGACGGACTGGACATCTGGCGCATTACCGATTCCAGCTTCCACTTGAATTGGAAAAATCGGGTATTCGTCAAGCGATAA
- a CDS encoding MFS transporter → MFKNKALIPIFIVVLVDLLGFSIILPLLPFYALQFHVSSEAIGMIAAVYSICQFVASPILGSMSDRFGRRPVLIYSQLGSFIGFILLALAGNVWVIVLSRIIDGLSGGNITIASAYVADVTDPKDRAHSMALIGIAFGMGFLFGPLLGGELAHAYGTAAPAYAAAAMALTSTLLSIFYLKEPAVHRSGDHKKGFAQYTQAISYFKIKNLRTMLLIFFFFALPFSIYVSMFSLYAHIELNFTEREVGRFLAYVGFLGIIYQGGVIRPLVKKIGELSLLRWGLLAMAVGLLGIVLAETWQQLALVALVFSFGTGVTRVVLSSLVSQLAPPDKKGGVIGVSASIESFTRILGPLVGGWILGTMHPNYIGYIGGAMALVGFYLAFTVHRDSKKLEAEMIVD, encoded by the coding sequence ATGTTTAAGAACAAGGCTCTCATCCCGATCTTCATTGTCGTGCTGGTCGATCTGCTCGGCTTTTCGATCATCCTGCCGCTCTTGCCGTTTTATGCACTGCAATTTCATGTCAGTTCGGAAGCGATCGGCATGATCGCCGCCGTGTACTCCATCTGCCAGTTCGTTGCCTCGCCGATTCTCGGCTCGATGTCCGATCGTTTCGGTCGCCGGCCCGTGCTCATCTATTCACAGCTCGGCTCGTTCATCGGGTTTATCCTGCTCGCGCTCGCAGGCAATGTCTGGGTCATTGTGCTTTCGCGGATCATCGACGGTCTTAGCGGTGGCAATATTACGATCGCGTCGGCGTATGTGGCCGACGTGACCGATCCGAAAGACCGAGCCCATTCGATGGCGCTCATCGGGATCGCGTTCGGCATGGGCTTTCTGTTCGGTCCGCTCCTCGGCGGCGAACTGGCACATGCCTACGGCACTGCAGCACCGGCGTATGCGGCTGCGGCGATGGCGCTCACGAGCACGCTGCTCTCGATCTTCTATCTCAAGGAGCCTGCCGTTCATCGAAGCGGAGATCATAAGAAAGGCTTCGCGCAGTACACGCAGGCAATCAGCTACTTCAAGATCAAGAATCTGCGCACGATGCTCCTGATCTTCTTTTTCTTCGCGCTGCCGTTCTCGATCTATGTGTCGATGTTCTCGCTCTACGCACATATCGAACTCAATTTCACGGAGCGCGAGGTCGGACGATTTCTCGCATACGTCGGGTTTCTCGGGATCATTTATCAAGGAGGCGTCATTCGTCCCCTGGTCAAGAAGATCGGCGAGCTCTCGCTGCTACGCTGGGGGTTGTTGGCAATGGCCGTCGGCTTACTGGGCATTGTGCTGGCCGAGACTTGGCAGCAGCTCGCCCTCGTCGCACTGGTATTCTCCTTCGGTACGGGCGTCACTCGCGTCGTGCTCTCGAGTTTAGTGAGTCAGTTAGCGCCGCCGGATAAGAAGGGCGGCGTGATCGGTGTTTCGGCAAGTATCGAAAGCTTCACCCGTATCCTCGGCCCGCTCGTCGGCGGCTGGATTCTCGGGACCATGCACCCGAACTACATTGGATATATCGGCGGCGCCATGGCGCTCGTCGGGTTCTATCTTGCCTTTACCGTCCACCGCGACTCGAAGAAGCTCGAAGCGGAAATGATCGTGGACTGA
- a CDS encoding 2-C-methyl-D-erythritol 2,4-cyclodiphosphate synthase — protein sequence MIGFGYDIHRLAPGESLVIGGVTFENAPLGTVAHSDGDVLLHAIMDALLGALALGDIGKHFPDTDPKYRGADSLMLLREVGEMIATKGAWIVNIDSTVVLERPKLRDHIDEMRAKIAAALAITPEQVSVKATTSEKIGFVGREEGVAAYAVCQLA from the coding sequence TTGATCGGATTCGGTTACGATATTCATCGTCTTGCGCCGGGTGAAAGCCTGGTGATCGGCGGCGTCACCTTCGAGAACGCTCCGCTCGGTACAGTTGCACATTCCGACGGCGATGTGTTGCTGCATGCCATTATGGATGCATTGCTCGGTGCGCTGGCCTTGGGTGATATTGGCAAACACTTTCCGGATACCGATCCGAAGTATCGCGGCGCTGATTCGCTTATGCTTCTGCGCGAGGTCGGTGAAATGATCGCAACGAAGGGCGCGTGGATCGTGAACATCGATTCGACGGTCGTCCTCGAACGGCCGAAACTTCGCGATCATATCGACGAGATGCGCGCAAAAATTGCTGCGGCGCTCGCAATTACGCCGGAACAAGTGTCGGTCAAAGCGACAACGAGTGAGAAGATTGGGTTTGTCGGCCGCGAAGAAGGTGTGGCAGCGTATGCGGTCTGTCAGCTTGCCTAA